One window of the Epinephelus moara isolate mb chromosome 24, YSFRI_EMoa_1.0, whole genome shotgun sequence genome contains the following:
- the prelp gene encoding prolargin codes for MKAGAGLFSALALFLLMGAVFTQRTRPKKPTRRPATTRKPSVPRPAVPAQPEPQEPTDFPPPILGPPSIFPDCPRECMCSPNYPNALNCENRNIRAIPVIPSRTHYLYLQNNYISEVTAEPFLNATEIRWVNLANNRIHRIDKMVFEKIPALLYLYVQRNHLKEVPAGLPSSLEQLRLGRNRISKIPAGAFSKMGNLTLLDLYHNQLSDSDLGKNIFKDLKSLMQLNLAHNVLKKMPAGVPNSLIQLFLDRNRIDDIPKDYFGGFNHLAFVRLNYNQLSDKGLPKLVFNISTLLDLQLSHNQIASVPLFNGHLEHLHLDHNTIESINGTQICPYSLQADMSDLSQVPRLRYLRLDGNHLSPPIPLDVIMCFRHLHSIVI; via the exons ATGAAGGCCGGCGCGGGACTCTTCTCTGCATTGGCTCTGTTCCTCCTGATGGGGGCAGTGTTCACCCAGAGAACTCGGCCAAAGAAGCCCACCAGGCGCCCAGCCACCACCAGGAAGCCTTCTGTCCCCCGGCCTGCTGTACCGGCGCAGCCAGAGCCCCAGGAGCCTACAGACTTCCCCCCTCCCATCCTGGGCCCACCATCTATCTTTCCTGACTGCCCCCGAGAGTGCATGTGCTCACCCAACTACCCCAATGCTCTCAACTGTGAGAACCGGAACATCCGTGCAATCCCTGTCATCCCATCTAGAACCCACTACTTGTACCTGCAAAACAACTACATCTCAGAAGTGACAGCAGAGCCGTTCCTCAACGCCACCGAGATCCGCTGGGTCAATTTGGCCAACAACCGCATTCATCGAATAGACAAAATG GTGTTTGAGAAGATCCCAGCACTGCTGTACTTGTATGTCCAGCGTAACCATCTGAAAGAGGTCCCCGCAGGTCTCCCATCAAGCCTAGAACAGCTCCGCCTCGGCAGGAATCGTATTTCTAAGATCCCTGCCGGTGCCTTCAGCAAGATGGGAAACCTGACACTGCTCGACCTGTACCACAACCAG CTGAGTGACAGCGACCTGGGAAAGAACATATTTAAGGACCTGAAGAGCCTCATGCAACTCAATCTGGCTCACAACGTCCTGAAGAAGATGCCTGCTGGTGTACCTAACAGCCTCATACAGCTTTTCCTGGACAGGAACCGTATAGATGACATCCCAAA AGACTACTTTGGTGGTTTCAACCACCTGGCATTTGTGAGGCTGAACTACAACCAACTGAGTGATAAAGGTCTTCCCAAGCTTGTGTTCAACATATCCACCCTGCTGGACCTGCAACTGTCCCACAACCAGATCGCTTCTGTTCCTCTCTTCAACGGTCACCTGGAGCACCTGCACCTGGACCACAACACCATCGAGA GCATCAATGGCACCCAGATCTGCCCATATAGCCTGCAGGCCGACATGAGTGATCTCAGTCAGGTGCCCAGACTAAG GTACCTGCGTTTGGACGGAAATCACCTCAGCCCCCCCATCCCTCTGGATGTCATCATGTGCTTCAGACACCTCCACTCTATTGTCATTTAG
- the il19l gene encoding interleukin 19 like, translating to MKMLLGSSLCLLLLLSCLHEHVEGQALSLDSCSVNVHTHELRTHYNSLRSNAVTGDSEIGVKLLDKSLIKHVQAGQTCCFLRLVLRFYVERVFGNYASSQPQQQRCSSALANAFVTIRRDIHKCHCQCEEDTQRKIDSLHAEFDKLDINQAAQKAVGELDTVLGWLEEQKTDG from the exons ATGAAGATGCTGCTCGGAAGCTCTCTctgcctgctcctcctcctcagctgccTGCATGAACATGTGGAGGGCCAAGCTCTGAGCCTGGACAGCTGCTCTGTCAATGTCCACACACATGAACTGCGCACACATTACAATTCCCTACGATCAAATGCGGTGA CAGGAGACAGTGAGATCGGAGTTAAACTCCTGGACAAATCATTGATTAAGCATGTTCAG GCCGGTCAGACGTGTTGTTTCCTGCGTCTCGTGCTGCGTTTCTACGTTGAGAGAGTGTTTGGGAACTACGCCTCCTCTCAGCCACAACAGCAACGCTGCTCCAGCGCTCTGGCAAATGCTTTTGTTACCATCAGAAGAGACATCCATAAATGT CACTGCCAATGTGAggaggacacacagagaaagattGACTCCCTGCATGCTGAGTTTGACAAG CTCGACATAAACCAGGCTGCGCAGAAGGCCGTGGGAGAACTGGACACTGTCCTGGGGTGGCTGGAGGAACAGAAAACAGACGGTTGA